ACCTAAATTGTTGAAAGTGTAATATGACCATGTGACtttaaaaaagttgatgatTTCAATGGATGGAATTGTTATGAAAACTTGAAATCACAGCAGTCCACGACACAAGATAATGTAAAAGATGCAAAGAAGTGACATATCAGTAAAAGCATATTTCAGCTTCCTTGCAAGATGAGGGGGGAAACTTCCATCATGTTCCAAAAGCTTCTGTATTGGATTGCATCCACTGAAAATTAATAGTAAAGGAACCTTTGCCATTGGCCACAAACCAAAGACTTCCTAAGTGGATAATTACTAGGATTTGCTGATTTAAAACATTGAATAAAATTGATGGTGCTGCCAAGATGAAAGTGGATAAAGGATAAAAAGGAAAGCCATAACAGCTACAGTATTTAAATCAGATACGATTCCAAATAATGCtcagtttaaaaatacaaataaaaaataaactaacaatatatttagttttaggATTGAGGTTcagttgaattaatattttacgTTTAAACTGTACACCATAATGCTTAAAGGCTTGTTATACTTGTAACATTGGAGTATTGGtttgtttaaaattagttttataacTAAATTATAGATACCATTGCCTTTTTCTACTTAAAAGAATCCTTGATATTTTGCAAATAATGTCAACAGGAATCTAAAGTCAAATACTTGGACTCCAaaaggaggggaaaaaaaaaggagatacAGCATACCAGTCGGGCTTATAAAAAATTCCACAGCCATCACGCTTCTGCCCACTTCTCTGAATATAAATACTGGAATAACCAtaactttcaatatttttcttgtaaaagCTATCATACTCATCCAATTCCTGGAAAGGTTTATTATATGAATCAGACAAGAAGAATTCAAAGTGCATGTCTATTACTGCATGTATAATCTTGCAAACGTTAAATATCCAAAGAACACAAATAACAAATAAGAAAGAACATGGGTAAATTCTGGCTTTCCATATTATGAGAGAGGATGGATTTGTTTCTCAAAACAGAGAACCAAAAAACCACCTGTAGGCAGAGGAAGTCAGTCCCAAGGTTCTTGAGAACAGTTAAAATTGCCTGGGAGCGAGCTTTCCACCTGTGTAAAGcaataatgaaaaatgaaaaccagCTGAATTAGTTCGGATGTTGAAATATCTGTCGCGACTTAATAGCCTCTATAGGATGAAAAAGTGCAATTCATATTTTCTGCCGATTCTAAAGCTTCTTGATGTACTGTTCATAAGATGTATTCCCTGTTCTTAATGAGATTGATTCAACAAATCCTTTAACATGGGTAATGATGGATTTTCTACTTTGAGTTTGAAAGGGGGAACATAAGTGTTATCAGGTTAGCTGGGAGGTTTATTGTAAGCCTAGGACAAAGATAGGTTTAGTAAGGAAATAGTTTCCCTTAGAATCTGATTCCCTCAGGCCTATGATGATTCATAATATGGTCCAAGGCCAATGGCCGAGATGCCCTGGTTTGAGTTAATGTTACTCATGTGAGTCCTTAGAAGTTCATAACACAAGTATCACCCCGTTAACTTTTATAATCTCTCCTCTTATTTAAGTATATATAGGGTAGCAGGTGGCTCTTGAGAAGAAGCTATTGAGAGTGCATAACTCTTTTCCTATTGCCTAGATATCAGGGGGGGAATTTACGACAAGGTTTGTCAAAGAAACCTGAATGCTAGTATTTATGTGCAAAACTTAAGGCTTATCAATAAGAgataaaaatttagataaaatatttacttgAGACAAGGAGATGGAGAGTGTGGGAAAATAGAACTCTTCACATAAAcctaaagaaaaggaaagcaatttGAAGATGTTAGAATCAGAGCTATAAATAATGAGCATACAAGCAGCAAAGTTCCAACTTCCCCAATCATCACGCATTGAAGAATTTCATCCTCTAGACAAAATGTCAAGGACATAAACCATGCACAGTAGCCACAATCAGAACAAGTATATCATACTAGTTTTGGAACTTTTCAGAACATGGAATTAGGGAAGTTGTTTGACTAAATGCTGCAATAGAaggttgtgtgtgtgtgtgaatgcTGCAATAGAATCAGggaagttgtttggctaaatgCTGCAATAGAAGGTTGCATGTGTGTGTTCGAGCATGTAATCCAATGATCATAATTGCATTCCTAAATAATGTGTATGATTGTTGAATATATTTCATCATTTGGAAACAACGCCTTTTTAAGATTAATGTAAACATCTATAGATGTGGTTATATCGTTTAATGTATTGTGGCAGCTATTAAAAATTTTCGTGGCTATGTTTTCCAATACTAAAAACTGATATGAGCCAGAAAAGAAACAGCAAGTACATGTTCAAGATTCCACTGAATAAAGCAGCACAAACACACAATaaggaaaacaacaaaaaaacagagatcAGATTCGGATACTTTCTACATTTACATATGCAAACAAtaatacaagaaagaaaaatgtctGAAATACCATATtaacaattaaatgaaaataaatattagtacAAAATGGGAAATGAACCCATTAACACCTATTGagcattaaaaagttaaatcattCATACCTGAGCCAAAATGTTATAGGAGACAAGACTGAATCTAACACctgaaatatcatcaataaattgGATTAGCAAGGTAAGGCATTATAGAAACGAAGAAACAAAAACTGCTGCAAGAGAATAAATAATACAGTAAGAACTTATTACCATCAGGTTTACTTCTGGAGTAAATGTCATCTCCCTCAACAGAAATAAATTTTGGGCATGTCGGTGATGGTTTTGTTGTGCTCATTTTGCTCGAACAAATTCTACAGctgctagaaaaaaataaacacagatTAGAATTAAATCAGATATAATCATTGAAAATCCTGAGAACCAAAGAAAGCTTCGCtagtgagagagaaagagatatGCACCTGGTGGATATAGGTGGAATGGGTAGGCGGGTAAGTGATGAGAGGGATTTTAGCATGGTTAAGTTCAgttatacatatacatacatatatatataaaaataaacaattcaacCCACACCAGGTGTTTGTTTTATTGCTTAGAGAAAATGAAAAGTTGTGAGGTACTTACTGGAGGTGAGACTGCCTCGTGAAAATAGAAACCCAGAGcccatattttatttatctggGCTAATAGAAGCATTAGAGTCTGGACCTTGGCCCAAACATGCATGGTTAAAGCTAAAGGATTTCAATTTGGGAGTCCATTTTCAAGGGTATTCTCTTTAGGGTTATTTTAAGAGTTTGATTGaagttgttttttgaaatatataaaagtattaaaataatatttaaaaaaaattatttttgatattattatattaaaatgatctgaaaatattaaaaaatattaatataaagtaaaaatataaaaataaatatttttaaaaatatttttaaaatataaaaacaattgttgCTGGTTACTGTGTGAACCCTAAAAGGAGACTCCGGAAGTCATGGACAGATGCTGACCTGCCATGTCTATCCACTCCACGACAGTAAACTGCTAACGAAGTTTCCCATTAGAATTCTTGCAATTACTCCATTCATATTCCCGCACCTATCTATTTTCGTTAATTTGTTTCGTAATTTCCTTTCGGTGGACCGTGGACGGAATTTTGCGccaattttatatcaatttgtcAATACGTGCGCGAAGAGCTCGCCATGATGTGCCCATAattctttgttttctgtttttttataatttgttgttGATTTACAGGGATTCCATTAAAGATAAGAAAGAGCAACATGTTCCACCTCAATTTCCTAATTACATTTATATACTCCATTAAAGATAAGGAAGAGTAACATTTTCCACCTCAATTTCCTTAATACATATACACAGTTCTTTTGCTGCTATTTTTAAGCTAGTTTTCATATGCTAAGATGAAttcttattgaaaaaatattttaataataatcttATTGTATCAGCTGGATATTATTCTTAAGCTACCAactttttcatatcaaaatcaCGTCACGTcgttttcttataatttatcaaaaataaataaatatgagttTCAATTTCCTTGAATATGTTCATAAAATTTACAAGACTTTGCGGTTTCAAGGACAAGAAAGGGACGGGTAGAAATTTCTCCAACTCTTCgtgtaattaatttgatattgacCACTTCgatagaatatataaaaaaaaaaaaaaaagtcaagtctttgatagaaagtgtttttttttttttttgtctaaaaaaaatatatatttttatataaaaaaaaaaaaaaaacaaagtcaagttttttttttactaaaagtttttttttatcaacttttcttataataaacaaaaacataaaagctttaaaaataatttcagaaaatcatggaaaaaccagaaaattaaatatttctttaaaaatgacGTGTAATGCCGgataaaactaatatttttttatgatttttatgtgctaatattaaaataaataaaaaattaaaaatcattttatcccataaaaaaatgatggtttttacACTTCTGAACTCTTGCATGGAAAATGTGTACCTTGCTGATGATGAAGTCCCGTGCACTTTCCTGGGAGTACTCGCGTATTGATATCGGGCCGTTTTAGACGACAGCTTCGTTTTATATAATAGTGCATCTTCGACTCTAGAATCCGCGACGTCGACGTTAAAAAAATAAGCTATCCAAGGTTGTAGAATTAATATATACTGGTGTGCTCTACCGGCCTTCCTTGTGTCTTTCTTAATTTGGTCTGTTTTTGACACGCAATCTAACCAGGTCAAGGTTGAAGAGTCAAATACTGATGAATTGTAAGGAAGACAAGGTAAAACCCATGAAATTTCTTGGGTTATAATAACTGATGATCTCTTAATTATCTAACTGCTGTTTCGTGCATGATCGATGCCCCCCGAGTGCCTATAAATACATGTGTGTTTGGGCTATTTATGTCCTTCAAGTTGCTAGCTACCGCATCATCATCCTGGCAAGTGGCAACGTCCTTAGCTTTTTCAATCTCAGCAGGCTCCGTTGGCAAAATTTATGGCATTCTCATCTACGAGCTCATTGCCAGTCATGAAGCAGACAAAACCAGATGCTGAAAGGACATTACTAAATGCTGTTGAAGATAGATATGGAGGAGTTAAGGTAGATGTGGAGGATTCCATGGACTGTAATGTTTATGTTTCTCTGCTTAGAGATTCGATAACACAGTGGAGGAAGCAGGTAAATCAATCTGAGGACCTCTCAGAAAAGTGGCCCGGACCATGATTGTACtattacaaaacaaaagttcTTGATTATTAGCAGcatcattaattctttttttcttatatattttttctttagggCAAAAAGGGTGTCTGGATCAAGTTACCTATTCACCTTGCTAATCTTGTTGAACCTACAGTTAAGGTAATTAAACACAAACTGGCAGTTTGTGCCCTCAAAAGCCACGCGTAGAATCAATGTCTCTAACTATAAATAACTGGAATAGGTTCATTTTCTAGATTTTCTATATACGTGGGAATGATATAGCTTCGGACTACTAAAATGCGCAGGAAGGATTTAGGTACCACCACGCAGAGTCAGATTACTTGATGTTAGTCTATTGGATTCCTGAGACTCCTGACACGCTTCCTGCAAATGCCTCCCATACTGTTGGTATTGGTGCCTTCGTCGTAAATGATAACAGAGAGGTaatttttccataattcaacctttttttctcCGGCCGTCAGGTAGTGCTGTGGCGGCGGTCCGGGGAGGAAAATCCCTGTTTGAATTTCTTTATCTTATGGCAAACATAAACTTTCTGGTCAGTTACTAGCTATAAGAATATTCAATCCTGAGATATACTAGAAAGATCAATAAGgagcttttcattttaataaaagcaATATTTGCATGGACTATTTATTGAGTTGGTGGGGGTCCCGTAGAACCACATTAGTTGAATACCACTACTTAATTGTTGTGTtatttgcaataattatttgttgaaattaataaacttTACAtgtaatgatttaatttaaaatatatagtagGCAACAAGTCATAGGTGCAATTTTAgtagtttaattattattgttatataatCAATTGTTTAGTGATTTCCCCATagtagtttaaaatattttttaaaatataatttattttattttctcgatGTGTATTGAATTTAAactatcagttttttttaaaaaaaaatattattgtataacttgatttcataattttatctataaaaaataattaattaaaacttataaggatcaaaaaagtaaataattcaacttccatgctattataaattttttaaatggttttctcttttttttaatttggtattaatattataattttgaacttttttatcttcatatatatatatcaacttcaAGATTGCCTCTTAATCATTTTGATCCTAGACAGTTATTTTTGCAGACAAAGTATATTAATCCTTCCACTGATATATTAAAACATGCAGCAAAGAGTTTTTGGATAGTTAGTACATGGACAATATCACAAATCTTACTGAAATGGGAAAATTTTCCATATCAAATTAAGATGGAACTCAAGcgagtttgaaaaataagaagTTATGAGAAAGATGGGTGCTACGTGGTTTTTCTCCGTGTGTGTGCGTGTACACGCTGCAATATGAGCTGAAATTGCTGGGTAACACGCTAGCTTTGATTTCCCCATGAGAGGTAAAACGATGATTCCACTTGGCTGCAGGTACTTGTAGTTCAGGAGAAGAACGGGGCATTCAAAGGAAAAGATGTATGGAAGTTCCCTACGGGCGTCGCTAATCAAGTGAGTATCGTAGGGTCAGCAGAGCTGCATGTGTTCATATTTGGTGAATGTTTTTTCCGCATGCACTGTTGAATACTAAAGTTTCACGTTCACAGGGCGAGGATATTTGTAAAGCTGCAATTCGAGAGGTGAAGGAAGAGACTGATGTGAGttcaatttcattgttttaggcaatatatatatatatatatatatatatatatatatatatatccttcatTAGTTTTATGTCTTGATGCCTTCCagcaagtttaataataataaatctggCTTTGTTTTGGTTCAGATTGACACAGAATTTGTGGAAATTTTAGCATTCAGGTTAGAAGTTTTCCTTCTCCTTAAAGAAACATGAGACGAAAATTTCTTTGTaatctgatatatatatatatatatatatatatatatatatatatatataaggacaGTATATtaagactttgaaaaaaaaaaatcacctatcTATGagtatcatataaaaaatatttgctatTAGGATGAATA
This region of Populus alba chromosome 3, ASM523922v2, whole genome shotgun sequence genomic DNA includes:
- the LOC118028663 gene encoding nudix hydrolase 2, which codes for MAFSSTSSLPVMKQTKPDAERTLLNAVEDRYGGVKVDVEDSMDCNVYVSLLRDSITQWRKQGKKGVWIKLPIHLANLVEPTVKEGFRYHHAESDYLMLVYWIPETPDTLPANASHTVGIGAFVVNDNREVLVVQEKNGAFKGKDVWKFPTGVANQGEDICKAAIREVKEETDIDTEFVEILAFSQTHQTFYGKSDLFFVCMLRPLSSDINKQASEIEAAQWMPIEEYIAQPFNQKRESFKNIANICLRKSRRNYTGFSAVAMASSSGKKSYSYFNKLQLENENTN